In Paenibacillus sp. G2S3, a single window of DNA contains:
- a CDS encoding ABC transporter substrate-binding protein: MNQKKVLLAGVSAVLALSLAACGNNEKDNAASKSANNSAVAAEGNANNKENAAQEAVATEQTITYLGKDYVVPAEIHNIVAASLESMEDAAILGVKPVGVLAIANAIPGYLSSELAGASLVGDKFAPSNEAILQLDPDVILGSSKFGEDVSGALNKIQTMIPYSHISTNWKDNLLLLGQLSGKTADAEKIISEYEAKAASAKAEVGEKLKDQSILVIRIREGSMCVYPAGVYLNPVIYEDLGATIPEVITNTKAQAELSLEALAEINPDYIFLQFETSENTDNATALDDLIKNPIFKSVNAAKNNHVFVNAVDPLAQGGTAWSKVRFLDAAIENLLK, encoded by the coding sequence ATGAATCAGAAAAAAGTTCTATTAGCAGGGGTATCAGCGGTCTTAGCTTTGAGTTTGGCGGCTTGCGGTAACAATGAAAAGGATAACGCAGCTTCAAAAAGTGCAAATAATTCCGCCGTAGCAGCAGAGGGAAATGCAAACAACAAAGAAAATGCGGCTCAGGAGGCAGTTGCCACTGAACAAACCATTACATATCTAGGTAAGGATTATGTAGTACCTGCAGAGATTCACAATATCGTAGCTGCAAGTCTGGAATCTATGGAAGATGCAGCAATCCTAGGAGTGAAACCTGTAGGCGTGCTAGCAATAGCAAATGCTATTCCAGGTTATCTATCATCTGAATTAGCGGGTGCATCTTTAGTGGGGGATAAATTTGCTCCAAGTAATGAGGCGATCCTGCAGCTAGATCCAGATGTTATTTTAGGGTCTTCCAAGTTTGGTGAAGATGTGTCAGGTGCGCTTAATAAAATTCAAACAATGATTCCTTATTCACATATCTCAACGAATTGGAAAGATAACTTGCTCTTATTGGGTCAATTATCTGGTAAGACTGCAGATGCAGAAAAGATTATTAGCGAATATGAAGCTAAAGCCGCAAGTGCAAAGGCTGAAGTAGGAGAAAAACTGAAAGATCAATCTATTTTAGTTATTCGTATTCGTGAGGGTAGTATGTGTGTGTATCCTGCGGGCGTATATCTGAATCCGGTTATTTACGAAGATTTAGGTGCTACTATTCCTGAAGTTATAACAAATACTAAAGCTCAAGCTGAGCTTTCGCTAGAAGCTTTAGCGGAAATTAATCCGGACTATATTTTCTTGCAGTTTGAAACCAGTGAAAATACTGATAATGCAACAGCACTTGATGATTTAATTAAGAATCCGATCTTCAAAAGTGTAAATGCAGCCAAAAACAATCATGTCTTTGTAAATGCTGTTGATCCGTTGGCGCAAGGTGGTACGGCTTGGTCTAAAGTAAGATTCCTGGATGCTGCAATTGAAAACCTGTTGAAGTAA